From one Pontibacillus sp. HMF3514 genomic stretch:
- the gltX gene encoding glutamate--tRNA ligase, with protein sequence MTNEVRVRYAPSPTGHLHIGNARTALFNYLYARHLGGKFVIRIEDTDEKRNVAGGEQSQMEFLKWLGMDWDESVDVGGDYGPYRQMERLDIYQKYIDELLEKGLAYKCYMTEDELEAEREEQRSKGEVPKYSGAHRDLTEEQIKQFEDEGRQPSIRIRVPEGKTYTFTDIVRGEITFESSDFGDWVIAKKNGTPTYNFAVAIDDYLMKITDVLRGEEHISNTPKQMMVYDAFGWEAPNFGHMALILNEQRKKLSKRDEHILQFIGQYEKLGYLPEALFNFITLLGWSPVGEEEIFTKDQLIDIFDPARLSSSPAVFDPAKLKWINNQYIKAADLDRVVELALPHLVEAGRLPENMSDDQKQWARELIALYQEQLNYAAEIVELTELFFKHEIEYDEEAMEVLKGEQVPEVLETFSAKLDELEEFEPDAIKKAIKAVQKETGHKGKKLFMPVRVATTGQTHGPELPNAIRLVGKDTVQARLQNAIQQLKA encoded by the coding sequence ATGACTAACGAAGTTCGCGTGCGTTATGCACCAAGCCCGACAGGCCATTTACACATAGGAAATGCGCGTACGGCTTTATTTAACTACTTATATGCTCGCCACCTAGGAGGAAAATTTGTTATCCGTATTGAGGATACAGATGAGAAACGTAATGTTGCTGGTGGAGAGCAGAGCCAGATGGAATTTTTGAAGTGGCTTGGAATGGATTGGGATGAGAGCGTCGACGTAGGTGGCGACTATGGTCCTTATCGTCAGATGGAACGTTTAGATATCTATCAAAAGTATATTGATGAACTGCTTGAAAAAGGACTAGCTTATAAATGCTATATGACAGAGGATGAGCTAGAAGCAGAACGTGAAGAACAACGCTCTAAAGGTGAGGTTCCGAAATATTCAGGAGCACACCGTGATTTAACAGAAGAACAAATAAAACAATTTGAAGATGAAGGTCGTCAGCCGAGTATCCGTATTCGTGTGCCAGAAGGTAAGACGTACACGTTTACTGATATAGTACGTGGTGAAATCACATTTGAATCAAGTGACTTTGGTGATTGGGTAATCGCTAAGAAAAATGGTACACCAACGTACAATTTTGCGGTAGCAATCGATGATTACCTTATGAAAATTACAGATGTATTACGTGGTGAAGAGCACATTTCAAATACGCCGAAGCAAATGATGGTGTATGATGCATTTGGTTGGGAAGCTCCAAACTTTGGCCATATGGCATTAATCTTAAATGAACAACGTAAGAAATTAAGTAAGCGTGATGAGCATATCCTTCAGTTCATCGGCCAATATGAGAAGTTAGGTTATTTACCAGAAGCATTATTTAACTTTATTACACTTCTTGGCTGGTCCCCTGTTGGTGAAGAAGAGATTTTCACTAAAGATCAATTGATTGATATCTTTGATCCAGCTCGCCTGTCTTCTTCTCCTGCTGTTTTTGACCCAGCGAAACTGAAGTGGATTAACAATCAATATATTAAAGCTGCTGATTTAGATCGTGTTGTAGAACTTGCTCTTCCTCATTTAGTGGAAGCAGGTCGTCTGCCTGAAAACATGAGCGATGACCAAAAGCAGTGGGCTCGTGAACTGATCGCTCTTTATCAAGAACAATTGAATTATGCTGCTGAAATTGTTGAGTTAACGGAGCTATTCTTCAAGCATGAGATCGAGTATGATGAAGAGGCAATGGAAGTACTTAAAGGGGAACAAGTTCCAGAAGTACTTGAAACATTCAGTGCGAAATTAGATGAGTTAGAAGAATTTGAACCAGATGCTATTAAAAAAGCGATCAAAGCGGTTCAAAAAGAAACGGGCCATAAAGGGAAGAAGTTATTCATGCCTGTTCGCGTTGCAACAACGGGTCAAACGCACGGTCCTGAACTTCCAAATGCCATTCGTTTAGTTGGTAAAGATACTGTTCAAGCACGCCTTCAGAACGCAATCCAACAATTAAAAGCATAG
- the cysE gene encoding serine O-acetyltransferase, giving the protein MGKLLKMFKEDVDVVFDQDPAARGRFEVILTYAGLHAIWSHRIAHACYKRKFFFLARVISQVSRFFTGIEIHPGAQIGRRFFIDHGMGVVIGETCEIGDNVTLFQGVTLGGTGKEKGKRHPTLKDNSLVATGAKVLGSITIGENSKVGAGSVVLHEVPDNSTVVGIPGTVVMQDGKKVSKNLDHHKMPDPVADKINELEQQIESLKQEINEQKEKRSE; this is encoded by the coding sequence ATGGGGAAACTTTTGAAGATGTTTAAAGAAGATGTCGACGTGGTGTTTGATCAAGACCCTGCTGCTAGAGGTCGCTTTGAAGTTATTTTGACATATGCAGGCTTACATGCGATCTGGTCGCACCGTATTGCTCATGCTTGTTATAAAAGGAAATTTTTCTTTTTAGCTAGAGTGATCTCTCAAGTAAGTCGCTTTTTCACAGGGATCGAGATTCACCCAGGTGCTCAAATCGGACGTCGTTTTTTCATCGACCACGGTATGGGAGTAGTCATTGGCGAAACGTGTGAAATAGGAGATAACGTAACCCTTTTCCAAGGAGTAACACTTGGGGGAACAGGTAAGGAAAAAGGAAAACGCCACCCAACTTTAAAAGATAATTCTCTCGTAGCTACCGGTGCGAAGGTGCTAGGATCGATTACGATAGGAGAAAACTCGAAAGTGGGAGCAGGTTCAGTTGTCTTACATGAGGTTCCAGATAATTCAACTGTTGTTGGTATCCCAGGCACTGTCGTTATGCAGGATGGAAAGAAAGTAAGTAAGAATCTGGATCATCACAAGATGCCTGATCCAGTCGCTGATAAAATAAATGAATTAGAACAACAGATTGAGTCGCTAAAGCAAGAAATCAATGAACAAAAAGAAAAAAGGAGTGAGTGA
- the cysS gene encoding cysteine--tRNA ligase — protein MSIKIYNTLTRQKETFQPIEEGKVKMYVCGPTVYNYIHIGNARPAIVFDTVRRYFEYQGYEVEYALNFTDVDDKLIKAANEMNEEVPDIAERFIKAYKEDVGAFGIREAVHHPRVTENMDEIIEFIQTLIDKGHAYESGGDVYFRTRSFDSYGKLSHQSIDELRSGARIEVGEKKEDPIDFTLWKRAKDNEISWESPWSKGRPGWHIECSAMAKKYLGDTIDIHAGGQDLTFPHHENEIAQSEACNDTTFANYWMHNGYINIENEKMSKSLGNFVLVNDIIKQHDPQVIRFFMLTVHYRHPINFSEKLLQGAKSSLERIKNAHQNLEHRKQSSTNLNGKDEEWLTKVEEFKQRFMAEMNDDFNTANAISVLFDITKEANVYLQSSHTSQEVIEAFQKALVDLAGVLGVQIEEADELLDDEIDALIQERIDARKNRDFQRADEIRDNLKERNIILEDTPQGTRWKRG, from the coding sequence ATGTCGATTAAAATTTATAACACTCTAACTCGTCAAAAGGAAACCTTCCAACCGATTGAGGAAGGCAAGGTTAAAATGTATGTATGCGGCCCGACTGTATACAACTACATCCATATTGGTAATGCACGCCCAGCGATCGTGTTCGACACAGTTCGCAGGTATTTTGAGTATCAAGGTTATGAAGTGGAGTACGCATTAAATTTCACAGATGTCGATGATAAGCTCATTAAGGCAGCGAATGAAATGAATGAAGAAGTGCCAGATATTGCAGAGCGCTTTATTAAAGCCTACAAAGAAGATGTAGGAGCATTCGGGATTAGAGAAGCGGTACACCACCCACGTGTAACAGAAAATATGGATGAAATTATTGAATTTATCCAAACCTTAATTGATAAAGGTCACGCTTATGAATCGGGTGGAGACGTTTACTTCCGCACACGATCTTTTGATTCTTACGGAAAACTTTCACACCAATCCATCGATGAATTACGCTCGGGTGCACGTATTGAAGTTGGAGAGAAAAAAGAAGACCCAATTGATTTCACTTTATGGAAAAGAGCTAAAGATAATGAAATCTCATGGGAGAGTCCTTGGAGTAAAGGGCGTCCTGGCTGGCATATCGAATGCTCGGCTATGGCCAAAAAATATCTAGGTGACACGATTGATATTCATGCTGGTGGACAGGATTTAACATTCCCGCACCATGAGAATGAAATTGCGCAATCGGAAGCATGCAATGACACAACCTTTGCTAATTATTGGATGCATAACGGCTATATCAATATTGAAAACGAAAAAATGTCGAAATCACTTGGGAACTTTGTACTTGTTAACGACATCATCAAACAGCACGATCCACAAGTCATCCGATTTTTCATGCTAACGGTTCATTATCGTCACCCGATTAACTTTAGCGAGAAGTTACTACAAGGCGCAAAAAGTAGTTTAGAACGAATTAAAAATGCCCATCAAAACTTAGAACATCGTAAACAATCCAGTACGAACTTAAACGGAAAAGATGAAGAGTGGCTTACAAAGGTGGAGGAATTCAAGCAACGTTTCATGGCTGAAATGAACGATGACTTTAATACAGCCAACGCTATTTCTGTTCTCTTTGATATCACAAAAGAAGCGAACGTTTACCTACAATCTTCTCATACATCTCAAGAAGTAATCGAAGCATTCCAAAAGGCTCTTGTTGATCTAGCAGGCGTACTAGGTGTTCAAATTGAAGAAGCGGATGAGTTACTTGATGATGAAATTGATGCATTGATTCAAGAACGTATTGATGCTCGTAAAAACCGTGACTTCCAACGAGCTGATGAAATTCGCGATAATTTAAAAGAGCGCAACATTATTTTAGAAGACACTCCTCAAGGTACACGTTGGAAAAGAGGTTAA
- a CDS encoding Mini-ribonuclease 3, translating into MNHQEVNAKQMKSLTLAYMGDVVYEQYVREHLIRSGSIKPQQLHQAAVKFVSAKSQAHVLRKWFEEDQLSDEEQAVVRRGRNAKSGSIPKNTDVQTYKYSTAFEALLGYHYLSGNEERLYQLVGHAIQIVEEGNQHE; encoded by the coding sequence ATGAATCATCAAGAAGTAAATGCGAAACAAATGAAAAGCTTAACGCTCGCTTATATGGGGGATGTTGTCTATGAACAATATGTTCGGGAACATCTTATTCGAAGCGGAAGCATTAAGCCACAGCAGCTTCATCAGGCTGCTGTGAAATTTGTTTCTGCAAAATCCCAAGCACACGTATTGAGAAAATGGTTTGAGGAAGATCAACTTTCTGATGAAGAACAAGCAGTTGTTCGTAGAGGTCGTAATGCAAAATCTGGCTCTATACCTAAAAACACGGATGTACAGACGTATAAATACAGCACAGCATTTGAAGCATTATTGGGATATCATTACCTTTCTGGAAACGAAGAGAGGCTTTATCAATTGGTTGGTCATGCCATTCAAATTGTAGAGGAGGGAAATCAACATGAGTGA
- the rlmB gene encoding 23S rRNA (guanosine(2251)-2'-O)-methyltransferase RlmB, translating to MSEEWVIGKNAVQESLKSGRAINKIMVSEHLQRKASQNIHQLAKEKGIQVQQVPRKKLDQLVDGNHQGVIASVAAYTYSEIDDIFKKAEEQGEAPFLLILDEIEDPHNLGSILRTADAAGVHGVVIPKRRSVGLTTTVAKTSTGAIEYIPVVRVTNLSRTIEELKEEHVWVVGTDATGEEDYRQLQGDMPIALVIGSEGKGISRLVKEKCDWTVRLPMAGHVTSLNASVSASLLMYEVFRKRHPLGE from the coding sequence ATGAGTGAGGAATGGGTAATTGGTAAAAATGCCGTACAAGAATCGTTAAAATCTGGACGAGCTATAAATAAAATTATGGTATCTGAGCATTTGCAACGTAAGGCAAGTCAGAACATCCATCAGCTTGCAAAAGAAAAAGGGATACAAGTGCAACAAGTACCTCGAAAAAAGTTAGATCAACTAGTAGATGGTAACCACCAAGGTGTAATAGCATCTGTTGCTGCTTATACGTATAGCGAAATAGATGACATCTTTAAAAAAGCAGAAGAGCAAGGTGAGGCGCCTTTTCTCTTAATTCTTGATGAGATTGAAGACCCACACAATCTTGGTTCCATCTTACGAACAGCTGATGCTGCGGGTGTACATGGTGTAGTCATTCCGAAGCGACGCTCTGTCGGCTTAACAACGACTGTAGCCAAAACATCTACAGGAGCAATAGAATATATACCCGTTGTTCGTGTGACCAATTTATCCAGAACAATTGAAGAACTAAAAGAAGAACATGTATGGGTGGTTGGTACAGATGCAACTGGTGAAGAGGATTATCGTCAGCTTCAGGGGGATATGCCTATTGCGCTTGTCATTGGTAGTGAAGGAAAAGGAATTAGTCGCTTAGTAAAAGAAAAATGTGATTGGACTGTTCGTTTACCGATGGCTGGTCATGTTACGTCTCTGAATGCATCCGTCTCCGCTAGTTTATTGATGTATGAAGTGTTCCGAAAACGCCACCCATTAGGGGAATAA
- a CDS encoding NYN domain-containing protein, with protein sequence MDVLIVDGYNIIGDWPELQALRNKDLGQARDLLIDKLAEYKAYSGDRVIVVFDAHMVRGIEKKDKNHKVEVVYTRENETADERIEKLTQEVKNVRNQVYVATSDYTEQRTIFGQGALRKSARELRIEVNNIEKEIEKELESQKQVQYKPKIPIKKEVLDVFEKWRRGEK encoded by the coding sequence ATGGATGTTCTAATTGTAGATGGCTACAACATTATTGGAGATTGGCCGGAACTCCAAGCACTTCGCAACAAAGACCTTGGTCAAGCCCGTGATTTACTGATTGATAAGTTAGCTGAATATAAAGCTTATTCAGGTGATCGAGTTATTGTTGTATTTGATGCTCACATGGTACGCGGGATCGAAAAGAAAGATAAGAATCACAAAGTGGAAGTCGTTTACACGAGAGAGAATGAAACAGCAGATGAACGTATTGAAAAATTAACACAAGAAGTTAAAAATGTTCGAAACCAAGTTTATGTAGCAACATCTGATTATACAGAACAGAGGACTATCTTTGGACAAGGTGCTTTGCGTAAATCAGCCAGGGAACTCCGTATTGAAGTAAATAATATAGAAAAAGAGATAGAAAAAGAATTAGAATCTCAAAAACAGGTTCAATATAAACCGAAAATTCCGATAAAAAAGGAAGTACTAGACGTTTTTGAAAAGTGGCGAAGAGGTGAAAAGTAG
- the sigH gene encoding RNA polymerase sporulation sigma factor SigH: MSIGQLETDITDLENLADEDIVEFVHKGDSRALEHLINKYKNFVRAKARTYFLIGADREDIVQEGMIGLYKAIRDYQEDKLSSFKAFAELCVTRQIITAIKTATRQKHIPLNSYVSLDKPIYDEESDRTLLDVISGAKALDPEELILNRERFGDMELKMSELLSDLEQKVLTRYLDGQSYQEISKELNRHVKSIDNALQRVKRKLERYLEVSEITL, translated from the coding sequence GTGAGCATCGGACAATTGGAGACGGACATCACGGACTTAGAAAATCTAGCTGATGAGGATATTGTTGAATTTGTGCACAAAGGAGATAGTCGCGCACTTGAACATTTGATTAATAAATACAAAAATTTTGTGCGTGCTAAGGCTCGAACATATTTTCTCATCGGGGCAGATCGAGAAGATATTGTGCAAGAAGGCATGATTGGACTATATAAGGCGATACGGGACTATCAAGAGGACAAGCTCTCTTCGTTTAAAGCCTTCGCCGAACTATGTGTCACCCGCCAAATTATTACTGCAATTAAAACGGCCACAAGACAAAAACATATTCCACTCAACTCATACGTTTCTTTAGACAAGCCCATTTATGATGAAGAATCCGATCGCACGTTGCTTGATGTGATCTCGGGTGCCAAAGCATTAGATCCAGAAGAATTAATTTTGAACCGCGAACGATTTGGCGATATGGAATTAAAAATGTCTGAATTGTTAAGTGATTTAGAGCAAAAGGTCCTGACACGTTATTTAGATGGACAATCCTATCAAGAGATTTCAAAAGAGTTAAACCGACATGTAAAATCCATTGATAATGCTCTACAGAGGGTGAAAAGAAAGCTTGAACGCTACTTAGAAGTAAGTGAAATCACATTGTAA
- the rpmG gene encoding 50S ribosomal protein L33, with amino-acid sequence MSKKIVLACIECLSRNYTTDKNATTQSERLEARKFCKKCGKHTLHRETK; translated from the coding sequence ATGAGTAAGAAAATCGTCTTAGCATGCATCGAGTGCTTGAGCCGAAATTATACCACTGATAAAAATGCTACTACTCAATCTGAACGACTCGAAGCTCGAAAATTTTGTAAAAAATGCGGTAAACATACCCTACATCGGGAGACAAAATAA
- the secE gene encoding preprotein translocase subunit SecE, with the protein MFKFLKNVSREMQKVSWPKGNELTKYTITVLTTVAFVAVFFAAIDQGISMILELFFE; encoded by the coding sequence TTGTTTAAATTTCTTAAAAATGTATCTCGAGAGATGCAAAAAGTTAGTTGGCCAAAAGGCAACGAATTGACTAAGTACACAATCACTGTTTTGACAACAGTAGCATTTGTAGCTGTCTTTTTCGCAGCCATAGACCAAGGAATTTCAATGATTCTGGAATTATTTTTCGAATAA
- the nusG gene encoding transcription termination/antitermination protein NusG, producing MEKRWYVVHTYSGYENKVKKNLEKRVDSMGMEDKIFRVLVPEDEETEIKNGKRKTVNKKTFPGYVIAEMVMTDDSWYVVRNTPGVTGFVGSTGSGSKPIPLLPEEVEAVLKRMGMDEPVHDIDFEVKESVTVTDGPFANFTGTIEHIDLDKQKVKVHVNMFGRETPVELEFSQIEKL from the coding sequence ATGGAAAAAAGATGGTATGTCGTTCACACCTATTCTGGTTATGAGAATAAGGTAAAAAAGAATTTAGAAAAACGTGTGGACTCAATGGGAATGGAAGATAAGATTTTCCGTGTTCTAGTTCCAGAAGATGAAGAAACGGAAATTAAAAACGGAAAAAGAAAGACAGTAAACAAAAAAACGTTCCCGGGTTATGTTATAGCTGAAATGGTTATGACAGATGATTCATGGTATGTTGTGCGCAACACACCTGGAGTAACTGGATTCGTTGGATCAACTGGATCAGGGTCCAAGCCAATCCCTCTCTTACCAGAAGAAGTTGAGGCAGTGCTGAAACGCATGGGTATGGATGAGCCTGTTCATGACATTGACTTTGAAGTAAAAGAAAGCGTCACTGTAACAGATGGTCCGTTTGCAAACTTTACTGGTACAATTGAGCATATTGACTTGGACAAGCAGAAGGTAAAAGTTCACGTCAACATGTTTGGTCGTGAAACACCAGTCGAGCTAGAGTTCTCTCAAATAGAAAAATTATAA
- the rplK gene encoding 50S ribosomal protein L11, giving the protein MAKKVVKVVKLQIPAGKANPAPPVGPALGQAGVNIMGFCKEFNARTADQAGMIIPVEITVFEDRSFTFVTKTPPAAVLLKEAAGIKSGSGEPNRNKVATINRDKVREIAETKMPDLNAADVDAAVRMVEGTARSMGIIVED; this is encoded by the coding sequence GTGGCTAAAAAAGTAGTTAAAGTTGTAAAACTTCAAATCCCTGCAGGTAAAGCAAACCCAGCACCACCAGTAGGACCAGCACTTGGTCAAGCAGGTGTTAACATTATGGGTTTCTGTAAGGAATTTAACGCTCGTACAGCAGATCAAGCTGGCATGATCATTCCGGTAGAAATCACGGTTTTTGAAGACCGTTCATTTACATTTGTTACTAAAACTCCACCTGCTGCTGTTCTTCTTAAAGAAGCAGCTGGAATTAAATCCGGTTCAGGTGAACCAAATCGTAACAAAGTTGCCACAATCAATCGTGACAAAGTACGTGAGATTGCGGAAACGAAAATGCCTGACCTTAACGCTGCTGACGTAGATGCAGCTGTGCGTATGGTTGAAGGTACAGCGCGCAGCATGGGAATCATTGTCGAAGACTAA
- the rplA gene encoding 50S ribosomal protein L1 codes for MAKRSKRYEDLLKLVDKSKAYEPKEAVGLVKETAKAKFDETVEAAFRLGVDPKKADQQIRGAMVLPHGTGKSQRVLVFAKGDKAKEAEAAGADFVGEQDLINQINQGWFDFDVVVATPDMMAEVGKLGRVLGPKGLMPNPKTGTVTFEVEKAVNEIKAGKVEYRVDKAGNIHVPIGKVSFDTDKLVDNFDAITETLMKAKPQASKGTYMRNASVASTMGPGVRVDVSNYKK; via the coding sequence ATGGCAAAACGAAGCAAACGTTATGAAGACCTTTTAAAATTAGTTGATAAATCAAAAGCTTATGAACCAAAAGAAGCTGTTGGACTTGTAAAAGAAACTGCTAAAGCTAAGTTTGATGAAACAGTAGAAGCTGCTTTCCGCCTTGGCGTTGACCCTAAGAAAGCTGACCAGCAAATCCGCGGTGCAATGGTATTGCCTCACGGTACTGGTAAATCCCAACGCGTTCTAGTATTCGCAAAGGGAGATAAAGCGAAGGAAGCAGAAGCTGCAGGTGCAGATTTTGTTGGTGAACAAGATCTTATCAACCAAATCAACCAAGGCTGGTTCGACTTCGACGTAGTTGTTGCTACACCAGACATGATGGCGGAGGTAGGTAAGCTTGGTCGCGTACTTGGACCTAAAGGCTTAATGCCAAACCCTAAAACTGGTACAGTAACTTTCGAAGTGGAAAAAGCTGTTAACGAAATCAAAGCCGGTAAAGTTGAATACCGTGTAGATAAAGCAGGAAACATTCACGTACCAATCGGTAAGGTTTCATTCGATACTGATAAGTTAGTAGATAACTTTGACGCAATCACTGAAACTCTTATGAAAGCGAAGCCTCAAGCTTCTAAAGGAACTTACATGCGTAACGCATCTGTTGCGTCTACAATGGGTCCTGGTGTTCGTGTTGATGTTTCTAATTACAAGAAATAA